A genomic stretch from Leptospira licerasiae serovar Varillal str. VAR 010 includes:
- a CDS encoding YciI family protein: protein MKFFLIELEYLVPLEKLDQAVPAHREFLQTLYDVGTLLLSGPKEPRNGGMIIAKSISLEKISEIMKDDPFAKLGYANYKYTEFHPVKHQTFLKNWLEG from the coding sequence ATGAAATTTTTCCTGATCGAATTAGAATATTTAGTACCACTCGAAAAACTAGACCAAGCGGTCCCTGCTCATAGAGAGTTTTTACAAACCTTGTATGATGTTGGGACCCTTCTGCTTTCCGGACCGAAAGAACCAAGAAACGGCGGAATGATCATAGCAAAATCTATCTCCTTAGAAAAGATCAGCGAAATAATGAAAGACGATCCTTTCGCAAAATTAGGTTATGCAAATTATAAATACACAGAGTTCCATCCGGTAAAACACCAAACATTCCTCAAAAATTGGCTGGAAGGCTAA
- a CDS encoding UvrD-helicase domain-containing protein: protein MDLSQFSEAQQEIIQDRSRFLQVIAAAGSGKTSTLVGVVQNELYHGSRGEEILVLSFTRKAAGEIKERIKKKTNIDSVRVHTFHAFCLRALITWHPDFKNKRPSILTSSEKNRFFREWFRKESDFIGGVPYRLLIETSTLPSNFPQTWKNPLLEDYKNFKRKEGKLDLDDLVSIFLDSLENGEAWTESPKKSLKRILVDEFQDTDPEQLRFLRLLSEHSRILVVGDDSQSIYSFRNADIFNFLNFPEMFRPCTRKFLNTNYRSLPKIVDTSSIPISKNKNKIEKKVIAHRKGKAVVSRIKIDKIPELFAYLGELYKRSEGELRILCRSNHRIREYLRAGVPPELLLTIHSAKGLEFHTVIVDLADGWNLRKDSPEQIREEEHRVLYVALSRAKDCLIILGKKTGSSRETAEDLFFSYFKRDIPLFRS, encoded by the coding sequence ATGGACCTTTCCCAATTCAGCGAAGCTCAACAAGAGATCATACAAGATCGTTCCAGATTTTTACAAGTAATAGCCGCAGCAGGGTCTGGAAAGACCAGCACCTTAGTAGGAGTCGTACAAAATGAGCTCTATCACGGTTCAAGAGGAGAAGAAATACTAGTCCTAAGTTTCACCAGAAAAGCAGCGGGTGAAATCAAAGAAAGAATCAAAAAGAAAACTAATATAGATTCTGTAAGAGTTCATACGTTCCATGCATTCTGTTTAAGAGCGCTGATCACTTGGCATCCTGATTTTAAGAACAAAAGACCCTCCATTCTAACCTCTTCCGAAAAAAATCGGTTTTTTAGAGAATGGTTCCGTAAGGAATCGGACTTTATCGGAGGAGTTCCGTATAGGCTTCTGATCGAAACTTCTACATTACCCTCCAATTTTCCCCAAACTTGGAAAAATCCGTTATTAGAAGATTACAAAAACTTCAAACGAAAAGAAGGAAAACTGGACCTTGACGATTTGGTCTCTATATTTTTGGATTCTCTAGAAAACGGAGAAGCCTGGACGGAAAGTCCGAAAAAAAGTTTAAAAAGGATCTTAGTAGATGAATTCCAAGACACAGACCCGGAACAACTTAGATTTTTGAGATTACTTTCAGAACATTCCAGAATTTTGGTAGTTGGAGATGATAGTCAAAGTATATACTCCTTCAGGAATGCGGATATATTCAATTTTTTGAATTTTCCTGAAATGTTCCGGCCCTGCACCCGAAAATTTCTGAATACGAATTATAGATCTCTACCGAAGATCGTAGACACTTCTTCCATACCTATTTCCAAAAATAAGAACAAAATAGAGAAGAAAGTGATCGCCCATCGTAAAGGAAAAGCTGTCGTTTCTAGGATCAAAATAGATAAGATCCCGGAGTTATTCGCTTATTTGGGAGAATTGTATAAGCGAAGTGAAGGAGAATTGAGAATATTATGCCGTTCCAATCATAGGATCAGGGAATATTTACGTGCAGGAGTTCCACCTGAACTATTACTCACAATTCATTCCGCCAAAGGTCTGGAATTCCACACTGTGATCGTGGATTTAGCCGACGGCTGGAATCTCAGAAAAGATTCTCCGGAACAAATCAGAGAAGAAGAACATAGAGTCCTATACGTTGCACTTTCCAGAGCCAAAGATTGTCTCATTATCTTAGGTAAAAAGACAGGTTCAAGTAGGGAAACCGCAGAGGACTTATTTTTCTCTTATTTTAAGAGAGATATACCGCTCTTTAGATCTTGA
- a CDS encoding decaprenyl-phosphate phosphoribosyltransferase, which produces MLFSYIKLLRPHQWIKNIILFAGIIFGKKLGDLESVERAIYAFFLFSLTASCQYVLNDFLDRKEDALHPEKKHRPLASGAISPTIALLLTAILLSITLVLSFKLQPEFFYWVAGYLIFNIVYSRFLKHMVILDVMSISFGFVVRAIAGSVVVGVSFSSWLLLCTFMLALYWGFGKRRGELIILEEGAKGHRKILEEYSVNFLDLMMGIVATMTLVTYVMYVTSPHTIENLGTDKMVYTIPIVVYAIFRSLYIIYIKNMGHNPTKAILTDWGVLVAGFLWLLLVVWIMYSGSGQSLPFHL; this is translated from the coding sequence ATGTTATTTTCCTATATAAAACTTTTAAGACCCCACCAATGGATTAAAAATATCATCCTATTTGCTGGGATCATATTCGGGAAAAAATTAGGAGACCTGGAATCGGTAGAAAGGGCAATTTACGCGTTTTTTCTATTTTCACTCACCGCAAGTTGCCAATACGTTCTAAACGATTTTCTGGATAGAAAGGAAGATGCACTTCATCCCGAAAAAAAGCATAGGCCTCTCGCTTCCGGAGCAATTTCTCCTACTATAGCGCTTTTACTGACGGCAATTTTACTTTCTATAACCTTAGTCCTGTCTTTCAAACTGCAACCCGAGTTTTTCTATTGGGTCGCTGGTTATCTCATCTTCAATATCGTTTATAGCCGCTTCCTAAAACATATGGTCATTCTAGATGTGATGAGCATTTCTTTCGGATTTGTGGTAAGAGCGATCGCAGGTTCAGTAGTAGTAGGAGTGAGTTTCTCTTCTTGGTTGCTTCTCTGCACATTCATGTTGGCTCTGTACTGGGGATTCGGAAAAAGAAGAGGAGAGCTTATCATCCTGGAAGAAGGAGCCAAAGGTCACAGAAAGATCTTGGAAGAATACTCCGTCAATTTTCTAGATCTGATGATGGGGATCGTCGCCACTATGACCTTGGTAACATACGTTATGTACGTTACTAGTCCTCATACGATCGAAAATTTAGGCACGGATAAAATGGTATATACCATCCCGATCGTAGTCTACGCCATCTTTAGATCCTTGTATATAATCTATATCAAGAACATGGGCCATAATCCTACTAAGGCTATTTTGACCGACTGGGGTGTCCTTGTGGCGGGATTTTTATGGCTTTTGTTAGTTGTCTGGATCATGTACTCTGGTTCCGGACAAAGTCTTCCTTTTCACTTATAG
- a CDS encoding ArsR/SmtB family transcription factor: MQTLDSTFAALSDPTRRAILMRLAKGDLTVMELAKPFKMSQPAISRHLKVLEEAGLISTTIRAQERPRRLKTAPLKEATDWIEKYRQMWEKRYQSLDGLLEELQTMQTKGDE, from the coding sequence ATGCAAACTCTCGATTCTACCTTTGCAGCACTTTCCGACCCTACTCGCCGCGCGATACTTATGCGTCTCGCGAAAGGCGATTTAACGGTTATGGAGCTGGCTAAGCCCTTCAAAATGAGCCAGCCGGCCATCTCGAGGCACCTCAAGGTTCTGGAGGAAGCCGGTCTTATCTCGACCACAATCCGCGCGCAAGAGCGTCCACGCAGACTTAAAACTGCGCCACTCAAAGAGGCTACGGATTGGATCGAAAAATACCGGCAGATGTGGGAGAAGCGCTATCAATCTCTTGATGGGCTACTCGAAGAATTGCAAACCATGCAAACAAAAGGAGATGAATAG
- a CDS encoding TlpA family protein disulfide reductase: MNKNVKAGLQYGGALALLLSATFFLAWFRALDTEPVVSLDGKEFRTPIGEKANIKGKTTVVYFWATWCGVCNTNLPLVKWYASTLKDQNHFAFISVEEGENSSALKDYLEKQAVDFPVIVGNPMLLRDWGIRGYPSFYILDGEGKVRFAESGIMSPLGMFLRLIWARIFWS, encoded by the coding sequence ATGAACAAAAATGTAAAGGCAGGATTGCAGTATGGAGGAGCGTTAGCCCTTCTACTTTCTGCGACTTTTTTTCTCGCCTGGTTTAGAGCCTTGGATACGGAACCTGTAGTAAGTTTGGATGGAAAAGAATTCAGGACACCTATAGGTGAAAAAGCGAATATAAAAGGTAAGACTACGGTAGTATATTTCTGGGCGACTTGGTGCGGAGTTTGTAATACAAATCTGCCTCTAGTCAAATGGTATGCATCCACACTCAAAGATCAGAATCATTTTGCATTTATAAGCGTAGAAGAAGGAGAAAATTCCTCCGCTCTCAAAGACTATCTCGAAAAACAAGCGGTGGATTTTCCGGTGATCGTAGGAAACCCGATGTTACTTAGAGATTGGGGGATCAGAGGTTATCCTAGCTTTTATATTTTGGACGGAGAAGGAAAGGTCAGATTCGCGGAATCCGGAATTATGAGCCCATTGGGTATGTTCCTAAGACTGATCTGGGCAAGAATTTTCTGGTCCTGA
- a CDS encoding metal-dependent hydrolase yields MNTQSKNKNLKSIDANSPTVRKMNFEGLENLPDHYIANNSFMTHTVNAYHILFPEGERFFIKSVKAFADQVKDPGLSSRVKSFIGQEVQHGKEHEKILEILKGQGRPITLMEKVYKWTAFGFFLPVFEFFFGKKLKLAVTAGLEHYTASMAEISIRNNFHDDAYGDMRSLLLWHACEEIEHKSVAYDVLQTVSKSHFLRIMGFIVASFMFWGYALSLQHWFLITDKKVGFRKYFQDMKSARKIGRILYPQLFSAALLYFKKDFHPDQTGGYELANAALITI; encoded by the coding sequence ATGAATACACAAAGTAAGAATAAAAATCTAAAATCAATAGATGCGAATTCTCCTACCGTTCGTAAGATGAATTTCGAAGGTCTAGAAAATTTACCGGACCATTATATCGCAAATAACTCGTTCATGACTCACACTGTGAATGCGTATCATATTCTATTTCCGGAAGGAGAAAGATTTTTTATTAAGAGTGTAAAAGCTTTTGCGGATCAAGTAAAAGATCCGGGACTTTCTTCCAGGGTAAAATCCTTTATCGGACAAGAAGTTCAACATGGAAAAGAGCATGAAAAGATCCTAGAGATCTTAAAAGGCCAAGGAAGGCCTATCACTCTTATGGAGAAGGTCTATAAATGGACTGCTTTCGGTTTTTTCTTGCCTGTGTTTGAATTTTTCTTCGGTAAAAAACTGAAACTCGCGGTGACTGCTGGATTGGAACATTATACCGCAAGTATGGCTGAAATTTCCATCCGAAATAATTTCCATGATGATGCATACGGAGATATGAGAAGTCTACTTCTTTGGCATGCGTGCGAAGAGATAGAGCATAAGTCTGTCGCATATGACGTTCTTCAGACGGTTTCTAAAAGTCATTTCCTGAGAATCATGGGATTCATCGTAGCATCCTTCATGTTCTGGGGATATGCTTTAAGCCTGCAACATTGGTTCTTAATTACCGATAAGAAAGTGGGATTCCGTAAATACTTCCAAGATATGAAGTCTGCACGTAAGATCGGAAGGATCTTATATCCGCAACTTTTCAGTGCGGCGCTTTTATATTTCAAAAAAGATTTTCATCCGGACCAAACAGGCGGATACGAGCTTGCGAATGCGGCTCTGATAACTATCTAG
- a CDS encoding fatty acid desaturase: MKKNTEMKETLGSVREIISDSSFDNPSYLGILYFFRDLFFFSVTMFLLWNVETWYYLPFLWVFAGLSIASLFIIGHDACHGALFKSEKLSYWIGQIAMLPSLHAYNQWGYGHNRVHHGHTIKLKGDFVWHPVTPEQYKNFGIFRKAFHRLSWSAFGGGIYYLVEIWLKGMVLFTAPMKEALRDKLLMLTFAFGSAGAVFYFGGNTPNGFDLGLGTWFFLKVWLLPFISWNYFIGITVYVHHIRPEVPWKDANDWTPFYGQMRGTVNYHVPKLLNFFMHNIFIHSPHHVHMKIPFYKLGQALEEIKVHYGPYVVERKSIWKDYLESTSKCKLMDPDTGKWMTYSEAFNDEDESEPELETATT, from the coding sequence ATGAAAAAGAATACAGAAATGAAAGAAACTCTTGGAAGTGTAAGGGAGATTATCTCCGATAGCAGCTTCGACAATCCTAGTTATCTAGGGATCTTATATTTTTTCCGAGATCTATTTTTTTTCTCGGTCACTATGTTCCTGCTTTGGAATGTCGAAACTTGGTATTATCTTCCTTTTCTTTGGGTATTTGCGGGCTTAAGCATCGCTTCTCTCTTTATTATCGGTCATGACGCATGTCATGGCGCCTTATTCAAAAGTGAAAAACTTTCCTATTGGATCGGACAGATCGCAATGCTTCCCTCACTTCATGCCTACAATCAATGGGGATATGGACATAATCGAGTCCATCACGGACATACGATCAAACTAAAGGGAGATTTCGTATGGCATCCGGTAACTCCCGAACAATATAAAAATTTCGGAATATTCAGAAAGGCATTCCATAGGCTTTCCTGGTCCGCGTTCGGCGGAGGCATCTATTATCTAGTGGAGATCTGGCTAAAAGGAATGGTCCTTTTTACTGCTCCAATGAAAGAAGCTCTTAGAGATAAATTGCTCATGCTTACCTTTGCATTCGGTTCAGCGGGAGCGGTTTTTTATTTCGGCGGGAACACTCCAAACGGATTCGATTTAGGGCTTGGAACTTGGTTTTTCTTAAAAGTTTGGCTTCTTCCCTTTATTTCTTGGAATTATTTCATCGGAATTACCGTATATGTTCATCACATCCGTCCGGAAGTTCCTTGGAAAGACGCGAATGACTGGACTCCTTTTTACGGACAAATGAGAGGGACAGTAAATTATCATGTGCCTAAACTACTGAACTTTTTTATGCATAATATTTTCATTCACTCTCCTCATCATGTTCATATGAAAATCCCTTTCTATAAATTAGGCCAAGCCTTAGAAGAGATCAAAGTACATTACGGACCTTACGTTGTGGAAAGAAAATCCATTTGGAAAGATTATTTGGAGTCCACATCCAAATGTAAGCTTATGGACCCGGATACCGGAAAATGGATGACCTACTCGGAAGCGTTCAACGACGAGGATGAGTCCGAACCTGAGTTGGAAACTGCGACCACCTAA
- a CDS encoding prohibitin family protein: MTRFQLFTKSLSLFALLSMSLLAGTGCYTNIRPGEAGLRYHLLTSGLQKDLLTNAIYFYAPWNDVVLYQTQWTSYKEKVDVLTRDDLTINVVAAVILRPVHSEIYNLQIEIGPDYYEKVVRPQFRTSVRNALSAYSMIRISKETPKVSQDIRQALGEKLRGKHIEIDDVIIDDIEYSRPILTAIEGKLTKEQEQEQMKFEINIAKKDAEITVIHAEAKAKSTVIEAEGTAQATVIEAQARAKAQKMIAAQLTKQYIQLKAFENPNTKLLFVPTGKDSLPMIINTPTDGPKAIDLPPSGDK, from the coding sequence ATGACCAGGTTTCAATTATTCACAAAAAGTTTGAGTTTATTCGCCCTTCTTTCCATGAGCTTGCTCGCAGGAACGGGTTGTTATACGAACATTCGTCCGGGAGAGGCTGGACTCAGATATCACCTTTTAACGAGCGGGCTCCAAAAGGACTTATTAACGAATGCAATCTATTTCTATGCCCCATGGAACGATGTAGTATTGTACCAAACCCAGTGGACTTCCTATAAGGAAAAAGTAGATGTCCTTACTAGAGATGATCTGACCATCAATGTAGTGGCAGCGGTTATCTTGAGACCTGTACATTCGGAAATTTATAATCTTCAGATAGAGATAGGTCCGGATTATTATGAAAAAGTGGTACGCCCTCAGTTTAGGACATCCGTGCGTAACGCATTATCCGCGTATAGTATGATCAGGATCTCTAAGGAAACACCTAAAGTCTCTCAGGACATTCGCCAGGCGTTAGGAGAAAAGCTGAGAGGAAAACATATAGAAATAGACGATGTGATCATAGACGACATAGAATATAGCCGCCCCATCCTGACTGCGATAGAAGGTAAACTTACTAAAGAGCAAGAACAAGAGCAGATGAAGTTCGAGATCAATATAGCGAAGAAGGACGCGGAAATCACCGTGATCCACGCAGAAGCTAAAGCAAAATCCACAGTGATTGAAGCGGAAGGAACCGCTCAAGCAACGGTAATCGAAGCACAAGCGAGAGCAAAAGCTCAGAAGATGATCGCAGCCCAGTTGACAAAACAATATATACAACTAAAAGCTTTCGAAAATCCGAACACGAAACTTTTATTCGTTCCAACCGGGAAAGATTCTCTACCTATGATCATAAATACTCCGACGGATGGTCCTAAAGCTATAGATCTTCCTCCTTCCGGAGATAAATAA
- a CDS encoding metal-dependent hydrolase gives MSVKTEKKERTIKPINGDSPSVRKMDFEGLDQLSDYYVAGNSFLTHTVNAYHVIFPEGERFFIKSVKAFADQVKDPALQNSIKGFIGQEVQHGKEHEKALEMLVKQGRPVSKILNFYVKTAYGFFWPVLEFIFGKKLKLAVTAGLEHYTASLGEVTLRFGLHEQAEGEMRNLLLWHACEEIEHKSVAYDVLQTVSKSYILRTLGFIVASIMFWGYAFTLQHMFIFSDPKIGFKRYFSDLISARSYARLIVIEVGKLALLYFKPGFHPNQTGGYDLANAALATI, from the coding sequence ATGTCAGTGAAGACAGAAAAAAAAGAACGGACTATTAAACCGATCAACGGTGATTCTCCAAGCGTTCGTAAGATGGACTTTGAAGGGTTGGACCAATTATCAGATTATTATGTGGCTGGAAATTCTTTCCTAACCCATACGGTAAACGCTTACCATGTGATCTTTCCGGAAGGAGAAAGGTTTTTTATTAAGAGCGTAAAAGCTTTTGCAGATCAAGTCAAGGATCCTGCATTACAAAATAGTATTAAAGGTTTTATCGGACAAGAAGTACAACACGGAAAAGAACATGAAAAAGCTCTGGAGATGTTGGTAAAACAAGGACGTCCAGTTTCGAAGATCCTGAATTTTTATGTAAAGACCGCTTATGGATTCTTCTGGCCGGTTTTGGAATTTATCTTCGGTAAAAAGTTGAAACTTGCAGTGACCGCCGGTTTGGAACATTATACCGCTTCTTTGGGAGAAGTGACTCTAAGATTCGGACTTCATGAACAAGCGGAAGGAGAAATGAGAAACCTCCTTCTTTGGCATGCGTGCGAAGAAATAGAGCATAAGTCTGTTGCATATGATGTTCTTCAGACGGTTTCCAAAAGTTATATTCTAAGGACTTTAGGGTTTATCGTAGCTTCCATCATGTTCTGGGGTTACGCTTTCACCCTTCAGCATATGTTTATCTTTTCTGATCCGAAGATCGGATTCAAAAGATATTTTTCGGACCTTATCTCTGCGCGTTCTTATGCAAGATTGATCGTTATAGAAGTCGGAAAATTGGCGCTCTTATATTTCAAACCCGGTTTCCACCCGAACCAAACCGGCGGTTATGATCTAGCAAACGCTGCGTTAGCGACTATTTAA
- a CDS encoding dihydrofolate reductase family protein, whose protein sequence is MRKLIMWNVVTLDGYFEGEKNWDLSFHGLVWGKELEELSLTQLKSADMLVFGATTYKGMADYWTNAEGGDEGEVAKFMNGLQKIACSSSLNTADWNNTIIVKDAVAEIPKLKQQGNGDMYVFGSGNLSESLMKAGLFDEIRLCIAPVFLGKGRLLFNQGIPHKKLKLIEARPLATGGILVCYTPESE, encoded by the coding sequence ATGAGAAAATTAATAATGTGGAATGTAGTTACCCTAGATGGATACTTTGAGGGTGAGAAGAATTGGGACTTGAGCTTTCATGGACTTGTTTGGGGAAAAGAGCTTGAAGAATTAAGCCTCACTCAATTGAAGTCAGCGGATATGCTTGTGTTCGGTGCGACAACATACAAAGGTATGGCAGATTACTGGACAAATGCGGAAGGTGGTGACGAAGGGGAAGTCGCCAAATTTATGAACGGGCTTCAAAAAATCGCCTGTTCCTCTTCTCTCAACACTGCCGACTGGAACAACACGATCATTGTAAAGGATGCTGTAGCCGAAATTCCTAAATTGAAACAGCAAGGTAACGGGGATATGTACGTATTCGGTAGCGGTAACCTTTCCGAATCTTTAATGAAGGCCGGGTTATTTGATGAAATTCGCCTATGTATTGCGCCGGTATTCTTAGGGAAGGGGAGGCTTTTGTTCAACCAAGGGATACCTCATAAAAAACTCAAATTGATTGAGGCTCGCCCGCTTGCAACCGGCGGCATTCTAGTTTGTTATACCCCCGAATCTGAATAA
- a CDS encoding polyhydroxyalkanoate synthesis regulator DNA-binding domain-containing protein — protein sequence MKVLKRYANRRLYDPETSKTITLEDVAEMIIAGEEIKVIDNMSGQDITPKILGQTFLKVSLGQRNEEFSNYMLSALIRETGKDISALFGRLVLGGIGLAYLTKEKMDKILQSMVALGELRLEEVKGYREDLLTHLAQRASENSEQIQEDLKKVGRELEEGGEKELAVEDLSEKIRKIAERVKETESL from the coding sequence ATGAAAGTTCTGAAAAGATACGCAAACAGAAGGCTGTACGATCCCGAAACCAGCAAAACGATTACTCTAGAAGATGTCGCCGAGATGATTATCGCAGGCGAAGAGATCAAAGTGATCGATAATATGAGCGGTCAGGATATCACTCCTAAGATACTCGGCCAGACATTTCTTAAGGTAAGTTTGGGTCAGAGAAACGAAGAATTTTCCAACTACATGCTTTCCGCACTGATCCGAGAAACTGGCAAAGATATCAGCGCATTATTTGGCCGTTTGGTCTTGGGAGGAATAGGTCTTGCCTATCTAACCAAGGAAAAGATGGACAAGATCTTGCAAAGTATGGTGGCCTTGGGCGAACTTAGACTGGAAGAGGTCAAAGGTTACCGCGAGGACCTACTCACCCATTTGGCCCAAAGAGCGAGCGAAAACAGCGAACAGATCCAGGAAGACCTTAAAAAAGTGGGTCGAGAATTGGAAGAAGGCGGTGAAAAGGAATTGGCTGTCGAGGATCTATCGGAGAAAATTCGCAAGATTGCGGAAAGAGTCAAGGAAACCGAGTCCTTATAA
- a CDS encoding DsbA family oxidoreductase — METSISIYSDVVCPWCYIGKKRLEKAIESWESDHPEDKIKVEWKPFQLNPDLPEQGEDREAHMVKKFGSLDRVIMMTQRVSDLAKEDGLQFANILQGHQPNTFLLHALIRKARNYGKEAELAEVFFEKFFSEGKNLSDDSIILESLAQVGVPASELEEVRKDTSLLAQIEAEENEGKMLGVTGVPFYIFNDKYAVSGAQPVDLFLQVFGKLQSEASA; from the coding sequence TTGGAAACTAGTATCTCAATTTATTCGGACGTAGTTTGTCCTTGGTGTTATATCGGCAAAAAAAGATTGGAGAAGGCGATTGAATCTTGGGAATCCGATCATCCCGAAGATAAGATCAAAGTAGAATGGAAACCATTCCAATTAAACCCCGATCTTCCTGAACAAGGAGAAGATAGAGAAGCCCATATGGTCAAAAAATTCGGTTCTCTGGATAGAGTAATAATGATGACCCAAAGGGTTTCCGATCTCGCAAAAGAAGACGGTTTACAGTTTGCTAATATTCTGCAAGGCCATCAACCGAATACATTTTTACTACATGCTCTTATCCGAAAGGCCAGAAATTACGGAAAGGAAGCAGAACTCGCCGAAGTATTTTTCGAAAAGTTTTTCTCGGAGGGGAAAAATCTTTCTGACGACTCTATCATCTTGGAAAGTTTAGCTCAGGTCGGAGTTCCGGCATCCGAATTAGAGGAAGTTCGTAAGGATACTTCTCTTCTAGCCCAAATAGAAGCAGAAGAGAATGAAGGTAAGATGCTGGGAGTAACCGGTGTACCTTTCTATATATTTAACGATAAATATGCGGTTTCAGGAGCACAGCCTGTAGATCTGTTTTTACAGGTGTTTGGAAAGTTACAATCGGAAGCGAGCGCTTAG
- a CDS encoding HEAT repeat domain-containing protein: MSTLRILVFGIILSLTTQISAKEMIYEKLDQLFYDQVEKLQSGNLEERIQAADYLKFVSSKLAVRPLLKALKGNVNVPKSEENSPTLKFTIAQALGAMESDIAGPGMVEEFKKISANVQEGDYPAFSSPEGYNLVIAAGELIRNVGLLPYSKENQEAIINALNHPNFYVRASAADGLKNLNRKDALSQLNSAIDKEKNSFAKVAILNAIVYINRIANQKFYDLCAFLKDESPMVRYRASIAVGEVDLKAGEYSLREALLVEHDKMVREQIKKDLASVTGFKMPANTILFTD; encoded by the coding sequence ATGTCGACCTTAAGAATCCTAGTCTTCGGAATCATATTATCACTAACTACTCAGATCTCCGCAAAGGAAATGATCTATGAGAAGTTGGACCAATTGTTTTACGACCAAGTCGAAAAATTGCAGAGTGGCAATCTAGAAGAACGGATCCAGGCTGCGGATTATCTAAAATTCGTAAGCAGTAAACTGGCTGTTCGTCCTCTTCTGAAGGCGTTAAAAGGAAATGTAAATGTTCCTAAGTCTGAGGAAAATTCCCCGACTTTAAAATTCACCATTGCCCAAGCTCTAGGAGCAATGGAGTCCGATATTGCCGGACCGGGAATGGTGGAAGAATTTAAAAAAATTTCCGCTAACGTTCAAGAAGGCGACTACCCTGCATTCAGCTCACCGGAAGGTTATAATTTGGTGATCGCTGCGGGAGAGTTGATCCGAAATGTGGGACTTCTTCCTTATTCGAAAGAAAACCAAGAAGCGATCATAAACGCTCTAAATCATCCGAATTTTTATGTAAGAGCTTCTGCAGCGGACGGATTAAAAAATCTGAACCGTAAAGATGCACTTTCTCAATTGAACTCGGCGATCGATAAGGAAAAAAATTCTTTTGCTAAGGTTGCTATCTTAAACGCGATCGTATATATCAACCGGATCGCGAACCAAAAGTTTTATGATCTATGCGCTTTCTTAAAAGATGAATCTCCTATGGTGCGTTACAGGGCTTCTATCGCAGTGGGAGAAGTGGATCTAAAGGCGGGAGAATATTCTCTCAGAGAAGCGTTACTCGTCGAACACGACAAAATGGTAAGAGAGCAGATCAAAAAAGACCTGGCGAGTGTGACCGGATTTAAGATGCCTGCGAATACTATCTTATTCACCGATTGA
- a CDS encoding DedA family protein, with protein METIKYLLDFFLHLENHLDALIIAYGTWIYLILFLIIFCETGLVVTPILPGDSLLFALGAFAARGSLDLGTLLILLIIAAILGDTVNYAIGHLAGEQILAKEKVPFLNKKHLEKAHRFYEIYGGKTIIIARFIPIVRTFAPFVAGIGSMTYTKFILYNIVGGVIWIAIFLFGGYKFGNLEFVQRNFKIVILAIIIISVMPAVIEFIRERRKAISREK; from the coding sequence TTGGAAACTATTAAATATCTTTTGGACTTCTTTTTGCATCTGGAAAATCATTTGGATGCACTGATCATTGCTTATGGCACTTGGATCTATCTGATCCTATTTTTGATCATCTTTTGTGAAACCGGTCTTGTTGTAACTCCTATACTTCCCGGAGATAGCTTGCTCTTTGCTTTGGGTGCATTTGCAGCCAGAGGAAGTTTGGATCTAGGGACATTGCTGATCCTTCTTATCATTGCCGCGATCTTAGGTGACACAGTTAATTATGCGATCGGTCATTTAGCAGGAGAACAGATACTCGCAAAGGAGAAGGTCCCATTCTTAAATAAAAAACATTTGGAAAAGGCTCACCGTTTTTACGAGATATACGGCGGAAAAACAATCATCATAGCGAGATTTATTCCTATCGTTAGGACATTCGCTCCTTTCGTAGCAGGGATCGGGAGTATGACTTATACTAAATTCATTTTGTATAATATAGTCGGCGGGGTTATTTGGATCGCTATTTTCTTATTCGGCGGTTATAAGTTCGGGAATTTAGAGTTCGTTCAAAGGAACTTTAAGATAGTCATACTTGCGATCATAATCATCTCTGTAATGCCTGCAGTGATCGAATTCATAAGAGAAAGAAGAAAGGCGATCTCTCGCGAAAAGTAA